In one window of Zingiber officinale cultivar Zhangliang chromosome 11A, Zo_v1.1, whole genome shotgun sequence DNA:
- the LOC122031613 gene encoding uncharacterized protein LOC122031613 has translation MALMIMRSSINVFFDGYQSFTSIAALLVLPASTSILLSQAMVPLSGPVIKTISLRLSAMFLAARFPASSDFFALLNLKLSQTVFTFVATLPLVLTLLLVAKACVILVVCGGRRSRHGSPPLSAALRRYCSILPTHLFNSFAILSANAAVFAFLFLAFNAADALSVASNSTLLLLLSAAGTVLYSVVIANATVICNLAIVVAAVDGCGGLLPVLKACFLVRGHASTALTLALPANLGMAAVEALFQYRVIRQYNISGELSSSLLWEAISIVYLYALLLVLEVIMNCKLVHHPNQCFGTVHLNENAVFPAVCASFEDRKQQKSMEVVKDQTEVESLMSTGLNKTAEAPLSKPAFDGHEFNVQSTGIVVSCLKSPPTHQAITIS, from the exons ATGGCTCTCATGATCATGAGGAGCTCTATCAATGTCTTCTTCGACGGCTACCAGTCTTTTACCTCCATTGCTGCTCTGCTCGTCTTGCCGGCTTCGACTTCCATTCTGTTGTCGCAGGCGATGGTTCCGTTGTCGGGGCCCGTCATCAAGACTATCTCTCTCCGGCTGTCGGCCATGTTCCTGGCCGCGAGGTTCCCTGCTTCGTCGGACTTCTTCGCCCTGCTCAACTTGAAGCTCTCACAGACCGTGTTCACCTTCGTGGCCACGCTTCCGCTTGTCCTCACGCTCCTCCTCGTGGCCAAGGCTTGCGTCATCCTCGTCGTGTGTGGCGGCCGGAGGAGCCGGCATGGGTCGCCGCCGTTGTCCGCCGCTCTGCGCCGCTACTGCTCGATTCTGCCTACACACCTCTTCAATTCCTTCGCCATCCTCTCTGCCAACGCCGCCGTCTTCGCCTTCCTATTCCTCGCCTTCAACGCCGCCGACGCCCTCAGCGTGGCTTCCAACTccaccctcctcctcctcctctccgccGCCGGAACCGTCCTGTACTCCGTCGTGATCGCCAACGCGACCGTGATCTGCAACCTGGCCATCGTCGTGGCCGCCGTGGACGGCTGTGGCGGGCTGCTCCCGGTGCTCAAGGCATGCTTCCTCGTGAGGGGGCATGCGTCGACGGCCCTGACACTGGCTTTACCGGCCAACCTCGGAATGGCCGCTGTGGAGGCTCTGTTCCAGTACAGGGTGATCCGGCAATACAACATTTCAGGGGAATTGAGCTCGTCTTTGCTGTGGGAGGCCATTTCCATCGTTTACTTATACGCATTGCTGCTCGTTCTCGAGGTCATCATGAATTGCAAGTT AGTTCATCATCCAAATCAATGCTTTGGGACTGTACATTTGAACGAAAATGCAGTATTTCCTG CTGTTTGTGCGAGCTTCGAGGACAGAAAGCAACAAAAGAGCATGGAAGTTGTGAAGGACCAAACAGAGGTCGAAAGTCTCATGTCTACAGGACTGAATAAAACGGCCGAGGCTCCACTGTCAAAACCGGCTTTTGATGGCCATGAATTCAACGTACAATCGACTGGGATCGTAGTCTCATGCCTTAAGTCCCCGCCCACCCACCAAGCAATAACCATCAGTTAA